The genomic DNA TCCGGGAGGGCGTGAACGACGTGTGGGTGCTGGAGCTTCAGGAGGCGCCGTCCACCGGGGAGTCCGTCGTCCTACGTGCTCAGCGGGAGACGGGGGCGGAGCCGATCTCGACCACCCGGGCCCAGTCGGGCGGAGTGTCCGGCACGTAGTCGGGGTCGTCCTCGTCGTAGGACCTGCTCTCGTAGCGTCGCGGGAACAGGCCCACCACCGTCCGGCAGGACGGTCGCGACGACGGCCAGGGGGTCTGGCCGTCGGTGAGGACCACGACCGCGTCGGGCCGGGGCTGGGTGCGCAGCGCCTTGGCGAAACCGGTGCGCAGGTCGGTGCCGCCGCCGCCCAGCAGCTCGATGCCCTCGGCGCGGCACAGCGGCTGGGCGACCCGGGCCGCCGCGTCGCACGGCACCACGGTGACCAGGTCGCGGCGGCCGCCCACCGCCCTTGAGATCGCGGCGACTTCGAGGAGCGCGCTGCCCAACTCGGCGTCGCTGACCGACCCGGAGGTGTCGATGACCACGCACACCCGGGGCGGCCTGCGGCGCAGGCTCGGCAGGACCACGCCGGGCAGTCCGGCCGAGCGGCGCGAAGGTCTGCCGTAGGTGTAGTCCTCGCCCGCGCCGGGGGCGGAGACCGCCGAGCGGACCGCCGCGCCCAGCAACTCCCGCCAGGGCTGCGGCGGATGGAACGCCTCCTCGGCCCACCGCCGCCAGCCGCTGGGGGTGCTGCCGGGGTGGCCGGTGATGCCCTGCGCGACCCGGAAGCGGACCGCGTCGCGCTGCTGCTCGCTGAGCCCGTGGGCGCCGTCCGGCCCCAACTCCCAGCCCCGGTCCAGGCCGTCGGCGCCGCTGCCGCAGTCCAGCCACGCCAGCCCCTGGGTGCGCGGCCCGAGTCGGAACCAGCGCAGGTAGTCCTCCATCAGGTTCCCGGCGGGCAGCCCCAGCGTCTTCGGCTGGACCGCGCCTTCGGGGGTGATGAGGCCGTCGCCGTACGCGTCGTCGTTGATCTCCATGTCGGCGGCGATGTTCATCCGCAGCCGCTCCCCCGGGCCGGTGAGTCCGCGTTCGCGGGCGACGCGGTCGCTGCGGCCATGGTGGTCGCGGAGCAGATGGGAGACCTCGTGGACCCAGACGCCGGCCAGGTCCTCGACCGTCGTCCGGTCCACGAAGCCCGGTGAGACGTAGCAGCGCCAGTGCCGGTCGACGGCCATCGTCGGCACCTGCCGCGACTCGACGGTGTGCAGGGCGAACAGCGCCGTGGCGAGGTAGGGGCGGGCGCGGGCGGCGTAGAGGCGGGCGGCGAAGAGCTTGTCGGAGTCGAGAGCGGTCACCGTGTCCGTGTTCATCGGCGGGCCTTCGCGGCCGTGGCGGCGCGGTCCGCGCGCCGGGACAGGGAGATCGCTCCGGCGAGTTGCTCGATGGACGCGGGCACGTCCCAGTCGTCGCGGCGCAGCGCGGCGAGGGTGGTCGCGGGGACGACGACCAGGTCCGGGGCGCCGGTCTCCAGCGCCCGGACCAGGAGCGCCCACGCCGCGTCCCAGCGGGCCCGCTCGGGACGGTTGCGGACCGCGGCCACCACCCCGTCGAGGACGGCCTGGCGCAGGTCTCCGCGCTCGGGCAGTTCACCGGCCGTCGGGTCGGCGAGGAACGTTTCGGGGTCGGGCAGGTCCATCCGGTCCACCCAGGCCAGCAGTTCCAGGCCGGGGCCGTCCCCCACCGTGCCCCTGACCAGCAGGGACAGCACCTCCCGGGAGGAACCGGCCGCGGTCGCGAACGCGGTCAGGGCCATCGCCATCTCCCAGCTCCGGGGCGAGGGCCAGGCGCCGCCGCGCCGCGTCTCGCTGCCGGGGAGCTGGTGGACGAGTTTGGGGCGGCCGGTGAGCAGCCCGCACACCGCGCGGCGCGCGTAGTCGACGGCCTCGGGCAGCCTCTCCGGGTCGAGCCGCGGCAGGGTCGCCCGGGGCCAGGTGCCGCCGAGTCCGCGGACGACGACCTCGTGGTCGTGGGTCCACTGAAGATGCACGAACCGGTTCGCGAGCGGCGGGCTCAGCTCCCAGCCGTCGGCCGCCGAGGACCGCGGGTTGGCGGCGGCCACGATCCGCACCCCGGGCGGCAGCCGCAGCGCACCGATCCGCCGCTCCAGCACCAGCCGCAGCAGCGCGGCCTGCACGGCCGGCGGCGCGGTGGACAACTCGTCCAGGAACAAAAGCCCCCGGCCCGCCCGGACGAGCCGCACGGCCCAGTCCGGCGGGGCCATCGGGATGCCCTGCTCGGCGGGATCGTCGCCCACGACGGGCAGCCCGGAGAAGTCGGACGGCTCGTGGACGCTGGCGATCACCGTGGTCAGCGGCAGGTCCAGGGCGGCGGCGAGCTGCGTGAGGGCGGCCGTCTTGCCGATGCCGGGCTCGCCCCACAGCAGCACGGGGAGGTCGGCGGCGACGGCCAGGGTCAGGGCCTCCAGTTGGGTGTCGGGGCGGGGTTCGGTGGTGGTGTCGCGCAGGAGGGTCAACAGGGCGCCGGCGATGTCCAGTTGAGAGGTCTCGGAGGGGGCGCGGGTGGCGGCGTACAGGGTGCGTGTGGGCATATGTGGTCACCTTTGGGGTCGAGTCGGGGTGGGACAAGGCATACGTGAGTGAGGACGGGGGCGAAGTCCCGTGCGGTCAGCGGCCGTTGGTACGGCGGGGGCGGAGCCTCCGGGAAATCGGATCCCCCGGATAGAAGCGCCCGGACCGGGGTCCGAGGTCGGCCAGGCCGGCCCTGAACAGGCCGTAGGCGAGCCGCCGTTCGGCCGCCGCCTGGAGTTCGTCCCGCAGCGCGCCGCCGCGCAGCACCGCTTCAGGACCGAGCAGTCCTTCTACGACGGCCAGCGCGCCGGCGGTGTCTCCGTGGAGGAGGCGGTCGCGGACGCCGGCGAGGCAGTCCGGGCGGCGGTGGGCGTCGTCGATGGCCTGGAGGCAGGGCAGCGGGGTGCCGGTGAGGGCGACGAGCAGTTCCTCGCGGCGGATCTCGGCGGGATCGTGGTCCAGGGGTGCGAGGACCCCGTCGACCAGCCCGATGCGGTGCCGGGCGCCCCGGCAGTCGACCAGGTGCGGTCGGTCCGGCCGGGGACGGTCGGGACGGTGACGGCGGCCGGGACGGTGACGTTCCGGTACGAGTGCGGCGGCGACCAGCGGGTGCAGTTGGTCGGCGTCGATCGCGCCGGTGCGCAGCAGTTCCAGGTCGGGCAGGACCCAGGTCGCCGCGTCGGGCAGGACCGGCAGCGCGGTGGCGCCGCCGTCCGTCGGCGGCGGTGCGACACGGACGGTGTCCGCGCCCGGCTCCGGTGTCAGCGCGAACCGGTGCCGGGACCCGAACCGCACGATGACGGGACCCTCGCTGCGCCCCTCGGCGCGGAGCAGGATCGCCGCCTCGGCGGCCCACCGGTCGACGGCGCAGCCACGGCCCTCGGGCAGCGTGTCCGGCAGCTCCGGGATCGGCGCGGTGCCGTCGGCGGGTGGCCGATCGGCTCCGGACCGGGCCCGCAGCTCACCGCTCCGTCCCGCGTCCCACAGGTGTCGGTGCAGGTCGAGGCGGAACCAGCGGCTGGGCCGGGGATGCGGATGCCGGCGGGCGTCGGCGTCGCGGCGGGTGCCGTCCCACAGCGCGAGGCTGATCCGCTGACCGCCGTCCGCCCAGGCCGGTGGAGTGCGGACCACCAGGTACGGCGGGCCCGTGGCGTCGTCGCCGTAGCGGGCCAGGGCGATGGTCAGTCCCGGGCGCAGCAGTCCGTCCGGGGCGATCCTCGGCAGATGCCAGCGGAGCAGGTCGGGGGCGAGCCGGCGGAGATCGGCGCGGACCTCGGCGGCCAGTTCCCGGCCGTGGGTGCGTGCCACGGACCGTAGATCGAGATCGATGTCGACACCGGCGGCGGCGCAGGCGCCCGCCCAGTCGCCGGCGCGGCGGCGGGCCGTAGCGGTGTCGATCATGGAGGGCGGTACGGCGAACTCGCGTACACGCAACCAGAAGGAGAGTCGGGAATCCCCGTTCGCGGTGTCAGGGAGCATCAGCGCTCACCTTGCGCGGACGGGACCCCCGTTCTGTCAACGGAGTGGAACGTCATCGTCGTCATCGCGGGGAGCATAGCCCTCCCGGCCTTGATCTGTCAGGGAAATATGGGGGCCGCATCCACGCCTCGTCGGCATACAGTGGATGGGAGTTCAGGGCGTCTCTGGGGGTTGTGGACGTGGCGGACGACGGACCGGTCGAGCACGGCTACCCACACCTCGATACGGTGCGGGACGCCATCACCGCGCTCTACAAGCGGTTGTCCTACGACACCGTCCAGACGTTCGCGACCAGCGTGGCCCCGGTCGACGTGGCGTTCGGCGACATGGACGACCTGCATCTGGGGGCGCAGCGGGTGGCCCGTGAGATGGTCCGGCACTACCGGCTCCCGGATGCCCGGCCGATCGTCAGTTTCCGCGAGATGACGCATGCGGCGAACGTCGAACTCACCGCCGGGCCCGAGTACTTCATCGAGTTGAACGACCGGTTCCGTACGCATCGGCGGGACATCGGCGCGGCTCTGGCGCACGAGGTGATGCACGTCTATCTGCACCGCCTCGACCTGTCCTTCCCCGGTACGCGTGAGAACGAGATCCTCACGGACACGGCGGCGACGTATCTGGGGGCGGGGTGGTTGCTGCTGGACGCGTACCGGGAGGACGCGGCGTCCTCGCAGAAGCTCGGGTATCTCACGCCGGAGGAGTTCGGGTACGTCCTCGCCAAGCGGGCCCTGGTCTTCGGCGAGGATCCCTCCGTGTGGTTCACCAGTCCGCAGGCCTACACCGCGTACGTCAAGGGCATGGCCCAGGCCCGGCGTGACGAGCAGCAGCCTCCGCTGACCGCGGCGGGGTGGGCGGGGCGGAGGCGCTACGCGCATGACCGGCGGCACGGGCCAGGCGCCCAGGCAGGCGTGCCGTATGCCTTCAGCGGGGACCAGGGGGGCAGCTTGCGGGTGTCGTTCCCCTGCCCCACGTGTCATCAGCGGATCAGGGTGCCGGTGCGGGGGCGAGTACGGGCGCGGTGCTCTCTGTGCCGGACGGTGCTGGAGTGCGACACGTAAGTCCCTTTCAGGTGACCGACGTTGGCGCGGGCGCCCCTGGGGGCTCCGCCCCCAGACCCCCGACCTATACCCACCCACCACCCGTCTCGGTCGGTCGAGAAGTGGACCCAGAACGGCAGGCTCGGTCGGTCGGGAAGTGGACCTACGGAAGCGGCTCGGACGGCCGACAGGCGCGCCTCGGGAAACAGCTCGGACGGCCGAGAAACACGCCTTGACAAGCGGCTCGGTCGGCCGAGAAGTGGACCTGTGGAAGCGTCTTGGCCGACCGACAAGCACGCCTCGGGAAGCAGCTCGGTCCGCCGACAAGCGCACCTTGGCGAGGGACTCGGCCCGGCGAGGAGCGGCCGCCCCCCTCCGCCTACGCCCC from Streptomyces sp. NBC_01478 includes the following:
- a CDS encoding vWA domain-containing protein; the protein is MNTDTVTALDSDKLFAARLYAARARPYLATALFALHTVESRQVPTMAVDRHWRCYVSPGFVDRTTVEDLAGVWVHEVSHLLRDHHGRSDRVARERGLTGPGERLRMNIAADMEINDDAYGDGLITPEGAVQPKTLGLPAGNLMEDYLRWFRLGPRTQGLAWLDCGSGADGLDRGWELGPDGAHGLSEQQRDAVRFRVAQGITGHPGSTPSGWRRWAEEAFHPPQPWRELLGAAVRSAVSAPGAGEDYTYGRPSRRSAGLPGVVLPSLRRRPPRVCVVIDTSGSVSDAELGSALLEVAAISRAVGGRRDLVTVVPCDAAARVAQPLCRAEGIELLGGGGTDLRTGFAKALRTQPRPDAVVVLTDGQTPWPSSRPSCRTVVGLFPRRYESRSYDEDDPDYVPDTPPDWARVVEIGSAPVSR
- a CDS encoding AAA family ATPase, encoding MPTRTLYAATRAPSETSQLDIAGALLTLLRDTTTEPRPDTQLEALTLAVAADLPVLLWGEPGIGKTAALTQLAAALDLPLTTVIASVHEPSDFSGLPVVGDDPAEQGIPMAPPDWAVRLVRAGRGLLFLDELSTAPPAVQAALLRLVLERRIGALRLPPGVRIVAAANPRSSAADGWELSPPLANRFVHLQWTHDHEVVVRGLGGTWPRATLPRLDPERLPEAVDYARRAVCGLLTGRPKLVHQLPGSETRRGGAWPSPRSWEMAMALTAFATAAGSSREVLSLLVRGTVGDGPGLELLAWVDRMDLPDPETFLADPTAGELPERGDLRQAVLDGVVAAVRNRPERARWDAAWALLVRALETGAPDLVVVPATTLAALRRDDWDVPASIEQLAGAISLSRRADRAATAAKARR